Proteins from a single region of Catenulispora acidiphila DSM 44928:
- a CDS encoding response regulator transcription factor — translation MRVLIAEDEPALAALLAKGLRRRAMAVDVALDGGEALERLAVDDYDVLVLDRDLPEVHGDEVCRRLAAGRARVRILMLTAAAAPTERVAGLNLGADDYLPKPFDYDELVARVLALGRRAQAPLPPVLERAGIRLDSGRRQAFRDGTYLPLSLKEFGILEALLAADGTVVSSERLLESVWDANADPFTNTVRVTLSKLRSKLGKPDVVETVIGSGYRIS, via the coding sequence GTGAGGGTTCTGATCGCTGAGGACGAGCCTGCGCTGGCGGCGTTGCTTGCGAAGGGGTTGCGTCGGCGGGCGATGGCTGTGGATGTCGCGCTTGATGGTGGTGAGGCGCTGGAGCGGCTGGCTGTTGATGACTATGACGTGCTGGTGCTGGATCGCGATCTGCCTGAGGTGCATGGGGACGAGGTGTGTCGCCGGCTGGCTGCCGGCCGGGCGCGGGTCAGGATTCTGATGCTGACGGCGGCGGCTGCGCCGACTGAGCGGGTCGCGGGGCTCAACCTGGGCGCCGATGACTACCTGCCCAAGCCCTTCGACTACGACGAGTTGGTGGCGCGGGTGCTGGCGCTGGGAAGACGTGCGCAGGCGCCGCTGCCGCCGGTGCTGGAGCGAGCGGGGATTCGGTTGGACAGTGGTCGGCGGCAGGCTTTTCGGGACGGGACCTACTTACCGCTGTCGTTGAAGGAGTTCGGGATTCTGGAGGCGCTGCTCGCGGCCGACGGAACGGTCGTCAGTAGCGAACGGCTCCTGGAAAGCGTGTGGGACGCGAACGCCGACCCCTTCACCAACACGGTCCGCGTCACGCTCAGCAAGCTCAGGAGCAAGCTCGGGAAACCGGACGTCGTCGAAACGGTGATCGGCTCCGGGTACCGGATCTCATGA
- a CDS encoding sensor histidine kinase — protein MNPATCLRVLRNSAQCRLTAALTTVFLVGGTVLMGVAYLLVKARLPNKTAEIIVTPNSGDSRALTDSAKLTAAREAATHAVAEANANAVHQILVYGLWSLAALTVLAGALGWWMAGRALRPVHTMIAGQRRFAANASHELRTPLAVQRAAIQIGLEDPTPAELAEVREQLLTANIRTQKLIDGLLLLASSESGVHEREPVRLDLLVAAEVARYAEDADEAGVRLVTRTKPHAESPSPVLVLGDEVLLGHLVGNLMRNAIAYNQPGGTVEVDVGTDRTLRIENSGRPVPPGDVARLFEPFERGSRGEGSGLGLSIVRAITTAHGGRIRVRPGRQGGLAVSISLR, from the coding sequence ATGAACCCCGCGACGTGTCTCCGCGTCTTGCGAAACTCGGCGCAGTGCCGACTGACAGCGGCGCTGACCACCGTGTTCCTGGTCGGCGGGACGGTGCTGATGGGCGTCGCCTATCTGCTGGTCAAAGCGCGACTGCCGAACAAGACCGCTGAGATCATCGTGACGCCGAACAGCGGCGATTCTCGCGCCCTGACCGATAGCGCGAAGCTAACGGCGGCGCGGGAGGCGGCGACCCACGCCGTCGCCGAGGCGAACGCCAATGCGGTGCACCAGATCTTGGTCTACGGCCTGTGGTCGCTGGCCGCCCTGACGGTCCTCGCCGGCGCCCTCGGCTGGTGGATGGCCGGGCGCGCGCTGCGACCGGTCCACACCATGATCGCCGGGCAGCGCCGGTTCGCGGCGAATGCCTCGCACGAGCTGCGCACTCCCTTGGCCGTCCAGCGAGCCGCCATCCAGATCGGGCTGGAGGACCCGACTCCTGCGGAACTGGCAGAGGTACGGGAGCAGCTCCTGACGGCGAACATCCGGACGCAGAAGCTGATTGACGGCCTGCTGCTCCTTGCGAGCAGCGAGAGCGGAGTGCACGAGCGAGAACCGGTCAGGCTGGATCTCCTTGTCGCCGCGGAGGTAGCGCGGTATGCGGAGGACGCGGACGAAGCCGGGGTCCGCCTGGTGACGCGAACGAAGCCGCACGCCGAGTCCCCGTCGCCGGTGCTGGTCCTAGGCGACGAGGTGCTGTTGGGCCATCTGGTCGGCAATCTGATGCGCAACGCGATCGCCTACAACCAGCCAGGCGGAACAGTCGAGGTGGACGTCGGCACCGATCGAACGCTGCGGATCGAGAACTCGGGACGGCCGGTCCCGCCCGGGGACGTAGCGCGATTGTTCGAGCCCTTCGAACGGGGATCGCGCGGCGAAGGGTCCGGGCTCGGCCTGTCGATCGTCCGGGCCATCACGACGGCCCACGGCGGCCGGATTCGCGTCCGGCCCGGACGGCAGGGCGGCCTGGCGGTGAGTATCAGCCTACGATGA
- a CDS encoding S53 family peptidase: MIRKQRLVSGFAVLAVAASAVGTAATWAAAAPLPSEAVVGAVPSWTGQATDLGATSGQQQLTTTLYLGGQDPAGLAAYARAVSDPRSPAFHHYLSAAEALRRFGPDPARAAEVAGWLKRAGFTVTSPDPQELVAQGSVAAADNAFGVALHDYRLAGNARRAPQSPPRVPANLATAVVGISGLDTTPSTLQLDDLGAASGSTSAATCSDYFGQQPATSVPAAYGATPPWSVCGYASTQLRGAYGLTAAGLDGSGSTVAIVLAGAVPDMLSDANAVAAQQGGAAFRPGQYSEDLLCSADDSCTGAKADGFRSEEILDVEAVHAIAPGANVRYVGTSTAGTDASASLLAGLTDVVDRHLADVVSDSWYLKGSDSGIPADVVAEYEHVFQLGAVEGIGFAFGAGDAGDQSFESADGHPSVNFPAADPWVTAVGGTSLAVDAHDGYAWETGWGDKAATLTADGTGWNQAPGAFIGGSGGGRSTRFAQPFYQRGTVPAALSTGATGGAMRVLPDIAADADPYTGLQTGAWQVPAGDGSPVWKNSTNGGTSLATPLIAGIEAAAQQAEHGVPIGFANPVLYALPIGLLHDVTDHPLGAGTPIAVAVPVAKVKNAQGPGLITFGLDTGLQAGPGYDDVTGLGSPSAAYLKAFRRWH, from the coding sequence ATGATTCGAAAGCAACGACTCGTATCAGGGTTCGCAGTCCTCGCGGTGGCCGCGTCCGCTGTCGGGACTGCCGCGACGTGGGCTGCCGCGGCGCCCCTGCCGTCCGAGGCGGTGGTGGGTGCTGTGCCGAGTTGGACTGGACAGGCGACTGACCTGGGTGCGACCAGCGGGCAGCAGCAACTGACGACGACGCTCTATCTCGGTGGTCAGGATCCGGCTGGGCTGGCTGCCTATGCGCGCGCTGTGTCGGACCCGCGTAGCCCGGCGTTCCATCACTACCTGTCCGCTGCGGAGGCCTTGCGGCGCTTCGGGCCGGACCCCGCGCGTGCCGCCGAGGTCGCGGGGTGGCTGAAGCGCGCTGGTTTCACGGTTACCAGTCCCGATCCGCAAGAGCTGGTCGCTCAGGGCAGTGTCGCGGCCGCCGACAACGCGTTCGGGGTCGCGCTGCATGACTACCGACTGGCTGGCAACGCGCGGCGCGCCCCGCAGTCACCGCCTCGGGTACCAGCCAACCTGGCTACCGCTGTGGTCGGTATATCAGGGCTCGATACGACGCCGTCGACCCTGCAGCTGGACGATCTCGGCGCCGCATCCGGCTCTACGAGCGCCGCGACCTGTTCCGACTACTTCGGCCAGCAGCCCGCGACCAGCGTGCCCGCCGCGTATGGCGCGACCCCGCCCTGGAGCGTGTGCGGCTACGCCTCGACGCAGCTGCGCGGCGCCTACGGACTGACCGCCGCCGGGCTCGACGGCAGTGGGTCCACCGTCGCCATCGTCCTGGCGGGTGCGGTGCCCGACATGCTGTCCGATGCGAACGCGGTCGCCGCGCAGCAGGGCGGTGCGGCGTTCCGGCCGGGGCAGTACAGCGAGGATCTGTTGTGCAGCGCTGATGACAGCTGCACCGGCGCGAAGGCGGACGGCTTCCGCAGCGAGGAGATCCTCGACGTCGAGGCCGTCCACGCGATCGCGCCCGGGGCGAACGTCCGCTACGTCGGAACCTCGACCGCGGGCACGGACGCGTCGGCCTCGCTGCTGGCCGGGCTCACCGATGTCGTCGATCGGCATCTGGCGGACGTCGTCAGCGATTCCTGGTACCTCAAGGGCAGCGACTCGGGAATCCCCGCAGACGTCGTCGCAGAGTACGAACATGTCTTCCAGCTCGGCGCCGTCGAGGGCATCGGCTTCGCCTTCGGCGCCGGCGACGCGGGCGACCAGAGCTTCGAGTCCGCCGACGGCCACCCCAGCGTGAACTTCCCGGCCGCCGATCCGTGGGTGACCGCGGTGGGTGGCACCAGCCTGGCTGTCGACGCGCACGACGGCTACGCATGGGAGACCGGCTGGGGCGACAAGGCGGCGACGCTGACCGCTGACGGTACCGGCTGGAACCAGGCGCCCGGCGCCTTCATCGGCGGAAGCGGCGGCGGTCGCAGTACGCGCTTCGCGCAGCCCTTCTACCAGCGGGGCACTGTTCCGGCGGCGCTGAGCACCGGCGCTACAGGCGGCGCGATGCGGGTGCTGCCGGACATCGCCGCGGACGCCGACCCCTACACCGGACTGCAAACCGGAGCCTGGCAGGTTCCAGCCGGCGACGGCTCGCCGGTGTGGAAGAACAGCACGAACGGCGGCACCAGCCTCGCAACGCCGCTGATCGCGGGAATCGAAGCGGCAGCGCAGCAGGCCGAGCACGGCGTGCCGATCGGGTTCGCCAACCCCGTCCTCTACGCGCTGCCGATAGGGCTCCTCCACGATGTCACCGATCACCCGCTCGGCGCGGGCACTCCGATTGCGGTCGCCGTCCCCGTCGCCAAGGTGAAGAACGCGCAGGGCCCCGGACTCATCACCTTCGGTCTGGACACTGGTCTACAGGCCGGACCGGGCTATGACGACGTCACCGGCTTGGGATCGCCGAGTGCCGCGTATCTCAAGGCGTTCCGGCGCTGGCACTGA